Proteins found in one Sporosarcina sp. FSL K6-3457 genomic segment:
- a CDS encoding ABC transporter substrate-binding protein — MGKLASFTLIIGLVSSLLAGCSGDKTATAGGEDKVLQYQSAPGSVVLPELAADLGYLGDLKLDNIGISTGGPESIQLTATKQTDFGSAFNGAIIKSYSKNVKLKSVVGSYGSDENTFMGAYALEGSSIESEKDFIGKKIGVNILGAHMEFVVKDYLRKGGLTEKEIDEVTLVTIPASNAEQSLRNNQIDVVILSGIARDRALEIGGITEIFKDIEVFGSEFTAGDYFFTEQYIKENPNTVKQFVEGVAKAIDWAQTTPREEVIARFEKIIKERGWKETTDNLKYWQSTGIAETGGVITASEYDVWVDWLVKNGELEEGQVKVEDLYTNEYNPFAE; from the coding sequence ATGGGAAAATTAGCATCATTTACTTTGATTATAGGCCTAGTGAGTAGTCTTTTAGCAGGCTGTTCGGGTGATAAGACAGCTACTGCAGGAGGGGAGGATAAGGTATTACAATATCAAAGCGCGCCGGGTAGTGTTGTATTGCCTGAGTTAGCGGCAGACCTAGGATATTTAGGAGATTTGAAGTTAGATAATATAGGTATTAGTACAGGCGGCCCGGAAAGTATCCAACTAACAGCAACAAAACAAACGGATTTTGGTTCAGCATTCAATGGTGCGATAATAAAATCCTATTCAAAAAATGTGAAATTAAAGTCGGTTGTTGGTAGTTATGGAAGTGATGAAAATACATTTATGGGAGCATATGCACTTGAAGGTAGTTCGATAGAATCTGAAAAAGATTTTATAGGTAAAAAAATAGGTGTAAATATTTTAGGAGCCCATATGGAGTTTGTTGTCAAAGACTATTTACGTAAAGGTGGATTAACTGAAAAAGAAATTGACGAAGTGACATTAGTGACTATTCCAGCATCGAATGCAGAACAATCACTGCGAAATAATCAAATAGATGTGGTTATATTAAGCGGTATTGCAAGAGATCGAGCTTTAGAAATAGGAGGTATAACTGAAATATTTAAAGATATTGAAGTGTTTGGGTCTGAGTTTACTGCAGGAGATTATTTTTTTACAGAGCAATATATCAAAGAAAATCCTAATACTGTAAAACAATTTGTAGAAGGGGTTGCAAAAGCAATTGATTGGGCACAAACAACTCCTAGGGAAGAAGTAATTGCACGCTTTGAGAAAATTATTAAAGAGCGTGGATGGAAGGAAACGACCGATAATCTGAAGTATTGGCAAAGTACTGGTATTGCTGAAACAGGCGGTGTCATTACAGCTTCAGAATATGATGTATGGGTTGATTGGCTTGTGAAAAATGGAGAGTTAGAGGAAGGCCAAGTGAAGGTAGAAGATCTATATACAAACGAATATAATCCTTTTGCTGAATAA
- a CDS encoding HNH endonuclease: MQSFIVMQGQTYQEEKELGMIWSRKQASDGSFPHSWLRVMEVNEGNRIFHYVKGSIVAISVAKTGCQIAQRPSSEPNDDSGYLVELDYHELEVPVNVRAKFDAILPLLPIKYSPFQADANGNQGYLYPCNEELTIKLLEMISDLNIYQVDEEQLELAISTVRQTERNTFIPMLAETETEVKTKIRLGRKKFRQGLLPVWAKKCALCEIELPELLHASYSKPWKDSTDVERVDAYNGVLLCCNHNALYENGFIAFDGQGRLHISSQVPEEDYEKYGIQPKMKIARKEQNKPYFKWHKRHLFRG, encoded by the coding sequence ATGCAAAGTTTCATTGTGATGCAAGGTCAAACGTATCAGGAAGAAAAGGAATTAGGGATGATTTGGTCACGGAAGCAAGCTAGTGATGGGAGTTTTCCACATTCATGGCTACGTGTGATGGAAGTCAATGAGGGGAATCGCATTTTTCATTATGTAAAAGGAAGTATTGTAGCGATTAGTGTGGCTAAAACGGGATGTCAGATAGCGCAGAGACCATCTAGTGAGCCAAATGATGATAGCGGATATTTGGTGGAATTGGACTATCATGAGCTTGAAGTACCTGTAAATGTACGAGCGAAATTCGATGCCATTTTGCCGCTTTTGCCGATAAAGTATTCCCCATTTCAAGCAGATGCCAATGGGAATCAAGGTTATTTGTATCCTTGCAATGAGGAATTAACGATCAAGTTATTGGAGATGATTAGTGATCTGAACATTTATCAAGTAGATGAAGAGCAACTGGAATTAGCAATTAGTACGGTACGCCAAACGGAGCGTAACACATTTATTCCAATGCTTGCGGAAACAGAAACAGAAGTGAAAACAAAGATTCGTTTAGGCCGAAAAAAGTTTAGACAAGGTTTACTACCAGTGTGGGCTAAAAAGTGTGCGCTCTGTGAGATTGAATTACCTGAATTACTTCACGCAAGCTATTCAAAGCCTTGGAAAGATAGTACGGATGTTGAGAGAGTGGATGCTTATAATGGTGTGCTACTTTGTTGTAATCATAATGCGCTTTATGAAAATGGATTTATCGCTTTTGATGGACAGGGGAGGTTACATATTTCGTCACAGGTTCCGGAAGAAGATTATGAGAAATATGGTATCCAACCTAAAATGAAAATTGCTCGAAAAGAACAGAACAAGCCTTATTTTAAGTGGCATAAGAGGCATTTGTTTAGAGGTTGA
- a CDS encoding universal stress protein yields the protein MKIAVAIDGSENAVRAAKHAITLCKYLPDVNLEIIYVADYNKAKDERLLTQSPESLTLKRDQKVLPIVELAKDIGVQTKITMLKGNPSQEIIKYVNSEEIDQLVIGSRGLNTLQEMVLGSVSHKVMKHVNCPITIVK from the coding sequence ATGAAGATTGCTGTAGCCATTGATGGCTCAGAAAATGCTGTACGTGCGGCAAAACATGCGATTACACTCTGCAAATATTTACCTGATGTGAATTTAGAGATTATTTATGTCGCGGATTATAATAAGGCGAAAGATGAACGACTGTTAACACAAAGCCCAGAGAGCTTAACGTTAAAACGCGATCAAAAAGTGCTACCCATTGTAGAACTAGCAAAAGACATCGGAGTGCAGACGAAGATTACCATGTTAAAAGGGAATCCAAGTCAAGAAATAATAAAGTATGTGAATTCCGAAGAAATTGACCAACTTGTCATCGGCAGTCGCGGCTTAAATACGTTGCAAGAAATGGTGCTTGGTAGCGTCAGCCACAAAGTCATGAAGCATGTGAACTGTCCGATAACGATTGTAAAATAG
- a CDS encoding SulP family inorganic anion transporter, with protein sequence MYILKQQWFGNIRADILAGIVVGLALIPEALAFAFIVGVDPRVALYASFTIAVITSFVGGRPGLISAATGAMALVLVSLMANHGLQYVLAATILTGIIQLILGGLGVANLMRFIPNSVMLGFVNALGIMIFITQMPYLLGSTSMTYVFAIITLILVYAIPRFFTAIPAPLIAIVVMTSIALISGVKLQTIGDLGTMPNSLPIFFLPDIPLNFETLKIILPYSLALSIVGLLESLLTSQVLDDMTDTPSNKNKEARGQGIANFITGFFGGMAGCALIGQSIINIKSGGRGRLSTFTAGVFLMFLIIVLGDVVIKVPMPVLVGVMIMVSFTTFNWGSFKFLKQAPKSESLVMLMTVAIILYTHNLAIGVVMGVILSALFFVAKISRVTVTYDKDEYKVNGPLFFASTTKFIQSFDTVSEDEIVINFENSQLWDESAVAAIYKVKQKLEQKGVKVQIQGLNSSSEQLYKRLT encoded by the coding sequence ATGTATATTTTAAAACAACAATGGTTCGGGAATATACGTGCCGATATTTTAGCAGGTATTGTTGTAGGACTAGCACTCATTCCTGAAGCATTGGCTTTTGCATTTATTGTAGGTGTCGATCCACGTGTCGCATTGTATGCTTCATTTACGATTGCCGTCATTACTTCGTTTGTAGGTGGCCGACCTGGTTTAATTTCCGCTGCGACAGGTGCAATGGCTTTAGTGCTCGTCAGCTTAATGGCGAATCACGGCCTGCAATATGTACTGGCAGCCACAATTTTAACAGGAATTATTCAATTAATCCTTGGTGGGCTTGGTGTTGCGAATTTAATGCGCTTCATCCCTAACTCCGTCATGCTTGGATTTGTGAATGCACTCGGAATTATGATTTTTATTACACAAATGCCTTATTTACTGGGGTCAACTAGTATGACCTATGTGTTTGCAATTATTACATTGATTTTAGTGTACGCAATTCCGCGATTTTTCACAGCTATTCCTGCACCTCTGATTGCAATTGTCGTGATGACAAGTATTGCGCTCATCAGTGGTGTGAAGTTACAAACGATAGGCGATCTGGGGACGATGCCAAATTCATTACCGATTTTTTTCCTTCCAGATATCCCGCTTAACTTTGAAACGTTAAAAATTATTTTACCTTATTCTTTAGCTTTATCGATTGTCGGTTTATTGGAATCCTTACTTACATCCCAAGTATTGGATGATATGACGGATACGCCGAGTAATAAAAATAAAGAAGCACGTGGACAAGGTATCGCCAACTTTATCACTGGTTTTTTCGGCGGAATGGCAGGCTGCGCTTTAATTGGTCAATCGATCATCAATATTAAGTCAGGTGGACGAGGACGCTTATCGACTTTTACCGCTGGTGTATTTCTCATGTTTTTAATTATCGTTTTAGGTGATGTTGTTATCAAAGTTCCCATGCCTGTTCTTGTTGGGGTTATGATTATGGTTAGTTTTACAACATTTAATTGGGGTTCGTTCAAGTTTCTGAAACAAGCGCCTAAATCGGAATCACTTGTTATGCTCATGACCGTTGCGATTATTTTATATACACATAATTTAGCGATTGGTGTTGTGATGGGCGTTATATTAAGTGCACTATTTTTTGTCGCAAAAATTTCTCGTGTGACAGTCACATATGATAAGGATGAATATAAGGTAAATGGCCCTTTATTTTTCGCATCTACTACAAAGTTTATTCAGTCATTCGATACCGTTTCAGAAGATGAAATCGTCATTAATTTTGAAAATAGTCAGCTGTGGGATGAATCGGCGGTCGCTGCAATCTATAAAGTGAAACAGAAGCTTGAGCAAAAAGGTGTGAAGGTACAGATTCAAGGATTAAATTCTTCAAGTGAACAATTGTACAAACGATTAACATAA
- a CDS encoding mechanosensitive ion channel family protein, with the protein MKIIRARLLKYGVDAEWVDLFSFVILITLIILICIIANFITKQVIIRFITHIIRKYQLTWGHILLERKVFRQLSHFVPAIIIYSFASTFPTYRNFIETLAMTYIMIVAFSVINRLLSVLNAIYQTYEISKTKPIKGYIQVIKIIVIIIGTILLLANLMGESPLILLSGIGALSAVFMLVFKDSILGLVAGVQLSATDMVRVGDWIEMPKYGANGDVIDISLNTVMVQNFDRTVTMIPSYTLISDSFINWRGMQESGGRRIKRALHIDMSSIKFCTNEMIEHFKEIDILVDYIVEREHEVEAYNRENDIDRSNIVNGRALTNIGVFRAYITQYIQRHPGIHQEMTLMVRQLAPGEHGLPIEIYAFTNTIQWSVYETVQADIFDHLFAIAEQFELRIFQSPAGSDFKVL; encoded by the coding sequence ATGAAGATTATACGAGCTCGACTTTTAAAATATGGAGTAGATGCAGAATGGGTGGATCTTTTTTCATTTGTCATCTTAATCACACTCATTATACTTATTTGCATCATCGCAAATTTCATTACGAAACAAGTGATTATCCGATTTATTACTCATATTATTCGAAAATATCAATTGACCTGGGGACATATTTTACTGGAGCGAAAAGTATTCCGGCAATTATCTCATTTCGTGCCTGCAATTATTATTTATTCCTTTGCCTCTACTTTTCCGACCTATCGAAACTTTATTGAAACGTTGGCTATGACTTATATTATGATTGTGGCATTTAGTGTCATTAATCGTTTGTTAAGCGTATTGAATGCTATTTATCAAACGTATGAAATATCAAAAACGAAACCTATCAAAGGCTATATACAAGTTATTAAAATCATTGTCATCATCATCGGCACTATATTGCTCCTTGCGAATTTAATGGGTGAAAGTCCCCTTATCCTCCTGAGTGGAATTGGGGCTCTGTCAGCAGTGTTCATGTTAGTTTTCAAAGATTCGATACTGGGACTCGTCGCAGGCGTTCAATTATCTGCCACCGATATGGTACGAGTTGGTGATTGGATTGAAATGCCGAAATACGGTGCGAATGGGGATGTAATTGATATTTCTTTGAATACAGTCATGGTACAGAACTTCGATCGGACCGTTACAATGATTCCAAGTTATACACTTATCTCAGATTCCTTCATTAACTGGCGCGGAATGCAGGAATCCGGCGGAAGGCGCATTAAACGTGCATTGCATATTGATATGTCTAGTATTAAATTTTGTACAAACGAGATGATTGAGCACTTTAAAGAAATTGATATTTTGGTGGATTATATTGTTGAACGAGAACATGAAGTTGAAGCGTATAATCGCGAAAATGACATTGATCGCAGTAATATTGTTAATGGAAGAGCATTGACCAATATAGGTGTCTTTCGGGCATACATTACTCAATATATCCAACGTCATCCTGGGATTCATCAGGAAATGACATTAATGGTTCGACAGCTAGCCCCTGGCGAGCATGGACTACCGATTGAAATTTACGCCTTTACTAATACGATTCAATGGTCTGTTTATGAGACGGTTCAAGCAGATATATTCGATCATCTGTTTGCCATCGCGGAACAATTCGAGCTTCGCATTTTCCAAAGTCCAGCAGGCAGTGACTTCAAAGTTTTATAA
- the tnpC gene encoding IS66 family transposase, which yields MSSISTKIEPHTAYIREELLKSAVVHADETRMRIEDKMHWLHTVSSSDWTLYHVHEKRGKIAIKDHDVLPKYHGILVHDCWASYFTADYSFDHALCGAHLLRECQGIINYDGHQWAADMKELLQEACHHKKKWRLEDIPIKGADALEWEMRYIRILERGAKEWVTDPVVDAPLKRGRKKKSKAANLATRFLLHKTAILRFVRDARVPFDNSQAERDIRMMKVKQKVSGHFRTLEVAKQFAKIHGFISTLRKQGRDILSSLLSVTRGEFSFK from the coding sequence TTGTCCTCTATCTCTACTAAAATTGAGCCCCATACTGCATACATACGAGAAGAACTATTGAAAAGTGCCGTCGTCCATGCGGACGAAACAAGGATGCGCATTGAGGATAAAATGCACTGGTTACATACGGTTAGCAGTTCTGACTGGACACTTTATCATGTCCATGAAAAACGAGGGAAAATAGCGATCAAGGATCACGATGTCTTACCCAAGTACCACGGGATTCTTGTCCACGACTGTTGGGCTTCCTATTTTACGGCTGACTATTCATTTGATCATGCCCTATGTGGTGCTCATCTTCTTCGTGAGTGTCAAGGTATCATCAATTATGATGGCCATCAATGGGCTGCAGATATGAAAGAACTTTTACAAGAAGCCTGTCACCACAAGAAAAAATGGAGACTCGAAGATATACCGATAAAAGGAGCGGACGCTCTTGAATGGGAAATGCGCTACATCAGAATTCTCGAGCGTGGTGCAAAAGAATGGGTCACTGATCCCGTAGTGGATGCCCCACTCAAACGGGGTCGAAAGAAAAAGAGTAAAGCCGCTAATCTAGCTACACGCTTCCTACTCCATAAAACCGCTATATTGCGGTTTGTTCGAGATGCACGTGTGCCTTTTGATAACAGTCAAGCAGAACGGGACATCCGAATGATGAAAGTGAAACAGAAAGTATCAGGCCATTTCCGCACACTTGAAGTGGCTAAACAATTTGCCAAAATCCACGGATTTATTTCCACGCTTCGCAAACAAGGTCGTGATATCCTTTCCTCACTCCTCTCCGTCACACGTGGAGAATTCTCCTTCAAATAG
- a CDS encoding DUF6444 domain-containing protein — MKYTAKKIEEISHGEPIEIASFIMNLLLYIEKLEVQIEQQKTHIVKLVTRVKELERQVGLTSTNSSKPPSSDGLRKPKSLRKSGGKMGAPKDHDGYTLKPIDQPDEVKWHKVEVCLHCETSLADLPSEGYIRRQVFDLPIPRVVVTEHRIEKKVLSEL; from the coding sequence ATGAAATATACAGCCAAAAAAATTGAAGAGATTAGTCATGGAGAACCCATTGAAATTGCATCTTTTATCATGAATCTTCTCCTTTATATTGAAAAGTTGGAGGTCCAAATTGAACAACAGAAAACCCATATTGTTAAACTAGTAACACGCGTAAAAGAACTAGAACGACAAGTAGGGTTAACAAGTACTAACAGTAGTAAACCGCCATCTAGCGATGGTTTACGCAAGCCTAAAAGTCTGCGGAAATCTGGAGGTAAGATGGGCGCCCCAAAGGATCATGACGGCTATACTCTCAAACCGATTGATCAGCCAGATGAAGTCAAATGGCATAAGGTCGAAGTCTGCTTACACTGTGAAACTTCTCTTGCAGATTTACCATCGGAAGGGTATATCCGTCGACAAGTATTCGATTTACCGATTCCCCGTGTTGTGGTTACAGAGCACCGGATTGAAAAAAAAGTGCTGTCCGAACTGTGA
- a CDS encoding iron-siderophore ABC transporter substrate-binding protein, with protein MNRRIKLSKFFGIAIALTIILGLIGCSADTPKDTNETDASKDISEESDDTTTSDAVVTIDTKFGQVEIAEQPKRIVALGWGDAETALSLGIEPVGASDWLAFGGDGVGPWLEGAYETSPTIIGTMELDYEQIAALEPDLILDVKSSGDDERYKRLSDIATTVGVPEGGDSYLTSSEEQVRMIAKALGKVDEGEALLKDVDAAFEKAANEHPEFADKTIVVGAYSSAGFGAYVEGDARIDFATRLGFKTKDEIEALDNSNFFISVADEQLELLDSDLTVILPIWIDPSEITNNELYKKIPSVVDGRSIILDADTSNAFSTGTIPALLWTIENLTPQLKEIVESGK; from the coding sequence ATGAATAGAAGAATCAAACTATCTAAATTTTTTGGAATTGCAATTGCTTTAACAATCATTCTTGGATTAATTGGTTGTTCAGCAGATACACCGAAAGATACAAATGAAACAGATGCGTCAAAAGATATAAGTGAAGAGTCTGATGATACGACGACTAGTGATGCGGTTGTTACGATAGATACAAAGTTTGGGCAAGTGGAGATTGCAGAACAGCCTAAACGAATTGTTGCACTTGGTTGGGGAGATGCTGAGACTGCATTGAGTCTTGGAATTGAGCCAGTTGGTGCAAGCGACTGGCTTGCATTTGGTGGTGACGGTGTAGGACCTTGGTTAGAAGGAGCATATGAAACATCACCGACTATTATCGGAACAATGGAACTAGATTACGAGCAAATCGCAGCACTTGAGCCAGATCTTATTCTGGATGTGAAATCTTCAGGTGATGATGAACGCTACAAACGCCTATCAGACATTGCTACAACGGTTGGTGTTCCTGAAGGCGGCGACAGCTATTTGACTTCCTCAGAGGAGCAAGTTCGGATGATTGCAAAAGCACTTGGCAAAGTGGATGAGGGGGAAGCATTGCTGAAGGATGTAGATGCTGCATTTGAAAAAGCTGCCAATGAACACCCTGAATTTGCCGATAAAACAATTGTTGTCGGTGCTTATAGCTCTGCTGGTTTCGGTGCATATGTTGAGGGCGATGCACGTATCGATTTTGCTACTCGACTTGGATTTAAAACGAAGGATGAGATTGAAGCACTCGATAACTCGAATTTTTTTATTAGCGTTGCAGATGAACAACTCGAGCTTTTGGATTCGGACCTAACTGTTATTTTACCGATTTGGATTGACCCAAGTGAAATAACAAATAATGAATTATACAAAAAAATACCTTCCGTCGTGGATGGAAGATCGATTATCCTTGATGCTGATACATCTAATGCATTCTCAACGGGAACGATTCCTGCCCTGTTATGGACAATCGAAAACTTAACACCTCAGCTTAAAGAAATAGTAGAAAGTGGGAAGTGA
- a CDS encoding FecCD family ABC transporter permease: protein MKAVKQPKENHTKTITSMRLQRIFGFIVVLLLLVLVGFLSLMIGAKPLPFEVVWQALFSPTDSYDHAIIREARIPRTLIALAVGPAFGIAGALIQALTRNPLADPGILGVNAGAAFAVALGISVFSVTTMSGYIWFALAGALAATVAVYVISGGAGKKAPTPVQITLAGVALGAALSGITTAFTLMNSEAFSRMLNWSVGTLARRSLEDLGPVLPILIIGALLAFVIAPALNAIAFGDDRASSLGVNIGTIRTIGLIAISLLAGGATAIAGPIGFIGLMVPHCVRWFVGPDQPWIFLYSMAAAPLLLILSDIIGRVVLFPEEVPVGIITGLVGAPILLILVRRRKASGI, encoded by the coding sequence GTGAAAGCCGTAAAGCAGCCGAAGGAGAATCATACAAAGACTATTACATCCATGCGGCTGCAACGGATTTTTGGTTTCATCGTAGTACTTTTGCTATTGGTACTAGTAGGCTTTTTAAGTCTAATGATAGGGGCCAAACCACTGCCATTTGAAGTTGTTTGGCAAGCGCTGTTTTCGCCGACGGATAGTTATGACCATGCAATCATACGAGAGGCACGTATACCTCGTACACTTATCGCACTTGCAGTCGGACCTGCATTTGGTATCGCAGGAGCGCTCATTCAGGCGTTGACGCGAAATCCATTAGCAGATCCTGGTATTCTTGGGGTCAATGCTGGTGCAGCCTTTGCTGTTGCACTGGGTATTAGCGTGTTTTCTGTCACAACGATGTCTGGCTATATCTGGTTTGCACTTGCTGGGGCATTAGCGGCAACAGTAGCTGTGTATGTCATTAGTGGAGGTGCTGGTAAAAAAGCACCAACGCCTGTACAAATTACGCTCGCTGGTGTTGCATTGGGAGCTGCATTGAGCGGTATAACCACTGCATTTACATTAATGAATAGCGAGGCATTCTCACGTATGTTGAACTGGAGTGTCGGTACATTAGCGAGGAGAAGCCTTGAAGATCTCGGGCCTGTCTTACCAATCCTCATTATTGGTGCACTATTAGCCTTCGTAATAGCCCCAGCATTAAATGCCATTGCATTTGGTGATGATCGGGCATCATCTTTAGGGGTGAACATAGGAACGATTCGTACGATAGGTCTGATTGCTATTAGCTTGTTGGCTGGCGGTGCAACTGCGATAGCTGGACCGATTGGCTTTATAGGGCTGATGGTGCCCCATTGTGTACGGTGGTTTGTAGGACCGGACCAGCCTTGGATTTTTCTTTATTCAATGGCAGCGGCTCCTCTGCTCCTCATCCTTTCCGATATTATTGGTAGGGTTGTCTTGTTTCCAGAGGAGGTTCCTGTTGGAATTATTACAGGATTGGTTGGTGCACCGATTCTCCTCATTCTTGTTCGGCGACGAAAAGCGAGTGGAATATGA
- a CDS encoding FecCD family ABC transporter permease — MRPINFGRKYVRLNGPVKLRINVRNMIVTAILFGATIVAGFFALMVGTMTFSLQDVYSALTGQATGMTRTVVVEWRLPRVLSAIVFGAALAVSGAIFQSLTRNPLGSPDIIGFTSGSYTGALVVLLISGSTSFIGVATGALVGGFITAVVIYILAFRNGTQGFRLIIVGIAISAILGSVNSMLLLRSKAEVALTAAAWGVGSLNGIDWRHAFPAILLVLCFLIGAGIMNRPLREMELGGDAAKSHGVPLERTQLVLILVAVGLTAIPTAVMGPVTFVALAAPQIAQRFTKSAESLVPAAAMGAFLLLGADIFAQRIISGMIFPVGVITLSLGGIYLVWLLFHQARTAS, encoded by the coding sequence ATGCGTCCCATTAACTTTGGTCGAAAATACGTGCGACTTAACGGACCTGTTAAATTGCGCATCAATGTTAGAAATATGATTGTTACAGCGATACTCTTTGGAGCAACGATTGTAGCTGGATTTTTTGCGCTAATGGTAGGGACAATGACATTCAGTCTTCAAGATGTTTATTCTGCTTTGACGGGGCAAGCGACAGGCATGACGAGAACTGTTGTGGTTGAATGGCGTTTGCCACGTGTATTGAGTGCTATTGTATTCGGAGCAGCATTAGCTGTCAGTGGAGCGATTTTTCAATCGTTAACGCGAAATCCATTGGGTTCCCCAGACATCATTGGTTTTACTTCAGGCTCCTATACGGGGGCACTTGTCGTTCTTTTGATTTCTGGTTCGACTTCCTTTATAGGTGTAGCAACCGGAGCTTTAGTTGGTGGATTTATAACGGCGGTTGTCATTTATATACTCGCGTTTCGTAATGGGACACAAGGTTTTCGCCTCATCATTGTCGGTATAGCTATTTCAGCTATTTTAGGAAGTGTTAACTCTATGCTACTTCTTCGGAGCAAAGCGGAGGTAGCCTTAACTGCAGCAGCCTGGGGAGTTGGGTCTTTAAATGGCATCGATTGGAGACATGCGTTCCCGGCAATTCTGTTAGTGCTTTGTTTTCTAATTGGCGCTGGGATTATGAACAGACCTTTACGAGAGATGGAGTTAGGTGGAGATGCGGCCAAGTCTCATGGTGTTCCACTTGAACGTACGCAACTCGTATTGATTTTAGTGGCGGTTGGTTTGACAGCGATACCAACAGCAGTAATGGGACCCGTCACTTTTGTTGCTTTAGCCGCTCCACAGATTGCTCAGCGTTTTACCAAGTCTGCGGAGAGCCTTGTACCGGCAGCGGCAATGGGTGCTTTTCTTTTGCTAGGCGCAGATATTTTCGCACAAAGAATTATTTCGGGTATGATTTTCCCCGTTGGTGTTATCACCTTATCCTTGGGCGGGATTTACCTAGTGTGGTTATTGTTTCACCAAGCACGTACGGCCTCTTAA
- a CDS encoding ABC transporter ATP-binding protein: protein MTITAENVQNQTTFQSDARLWTENITIKYDSRVISENLSVKIPDGSFTVIVGPNACGKSTLLRTLSKLIKPSVGQVLLDGKKITSLKSKEVARILGLLPQSSTAPDGITVANLVAHGRYPYQSLIKQWTAEDETAVLSAMQLTNTTELSHRFVDELSGGQRQRVWVAMVLAQQTPLLLLDEPTTYLDIAHQIELMELFKDLNEQGNTFVAVLHDLNHAARYATHIIAMKDGQVIAQGDPREIVTEQLVEEVFGLKCIVIEDPVAHTPLVVPLGRDRSI, encoded by the coding sequence ATGACGATAACTGCAGAAAATGTCCAAAATCAGACGACCTTTCAATCAGATGCCCGACTTTGGACAGAAAACATTACAATTAAATATGATAGTCGGGTCATATCTGAAAATTTGTCAGTAAAAATTCCCGATGGATCATTCACGGTAATTGTTGGACCAAATGCGTGTGGGAAGTCAACACTCCTTCGTACACTTTCTAAGCTAATTAAGCCATCCGTCGGTCAAGTGCTGCTAGATGGGAAGAAAATCACTTCATTGAAGTCAAAGGAAGTGGCTCGCATACTGGGGCTGCTACCGCAATCTTCGACGGCTCCAGACGGTATTACAGTGGCGAACCTCGTTGCCCATGGACGCTATCCGTATCAGAGCCTTATTAAGCAATGGACAGCAGAGGATGAAACTGCGGTGTTATCTGCCATGCAGCTCACGAATACGACGGAGCTTTCGCATCGCTTTGTGGATGAACTGTCGGGCGGTCAAAGACAAAGGGTCTGGGTGGCGATGGTACTTGCCCAACAAACGCCGTTGCTCCTGCTAGATGAGCCTACAACCTATCTTGATATTGCCCATCAAATTGAGCTGATGGAATTATTTAAAGACCTCAATGAACAAGGGAATACATTTGTTGCCGTATTACATGATTTAAATCATGCGGCGAGATATGCCACACACATCATCGCTATGAAAGATGGTCAAGTCATTGCACAAGGAGATCCACGTGAGATTGTTACAGAACAACTAGTAGAAGAGGTCTTCGGCTTAAAGTGTATCGTAATAGAAGATCCTGTTGCTCATACACCGCTCGTTGTCCCATTGGGCAGAGATCGTTCAATCTAG